A genomic region of Streptomyces sp. R33 contains the following coding sequences:
- a CDS encoding metallopeptidase family protein encodes MLEMTREEFEELVAEALDRIPPELTRLMDNVAVFVEDEPPADDPELLGLYEGTPLTDRGEWYAGVLPDRITIYRNPTLRMCEDRESVIAETEVTVVHEIAHHFGIDDERLHALGYG; translated from the coding sequence GTGCTGGAGATGACGCGCGAGGAGTTCGAAGAGCTCGTCGCAGAGGCCTTGGACCGCATCCCGCCGGAACTGACGCGGCTGATGGACAACGTGGCGGTGTTCGTCGAGGACGAACCGCCGGCAGATGATCCCGAGCTGCTCGGGCTGTACGAGGGGACCCCGCTGACGGACCGCGGCGAGTGGTACGCCGGGGTGCTGCCGGACCGGATCACCATCTACCGCAACCCCACGTTGCGGATGTGCGAGGACCGGGAGAGCGTGATCGCGGAGACGGAGGTCACCGTGGTGCACGAGATCGCCCATCACTTCGGGATCGACGACGAGCGGCTGCACGCGCTGGGCTACGGGTGA
- a CDS encoding CrcB family protein, giving the protein MTGPQPGPGAPAEAIDPDVDLHVPGQRAEPLGPVLAAIAAGGALGSSARYGAALLWPAGPGGFPWATFWTNVIGCALIGVLMVLISEGGRSAPHPLLRPFAGVGVLGGFTTFSTYAVDFSRLLEAGEAGRALAYAGLTVVAALGAVWAAAAATRLAVRLALRGRA; this is encoded by the coding sequence GTGACCGGCCCGCAGCCGGGCCCGGGTGCCCCCGCCGAGGCGATCGATCCGGACGTCGACCTCCATGTGCCCGGGCAGCGCGCCGAACCGCTCGGCCCGGTGCTCGCCGCGATCGCGGCGGGCGGCGCGCTCGGGTCCTCGGCGCGGTACGGGGCGGCGCTGCTGTGGCCGGCCGGGCCGGGGGGCTTCCCGTGGGCGACGTTCTGGACCAACGTGATCGGCTGTGCGCTGATCGGGGTGCTGATGGTGCTGATCAGTGAGGGCGGCCGGTCGGCGCCGCATCCGCTGCTCCGGCCGTTCGCCGGGGTCGGGGTGCTCGGCGGGTTCACCACCTTCTCCACGTACGCGGTGGACTTCTCGCGGCTGCTGGAAGCGGGGGAGGCGGGGAGAGCGCTGGCGTACGCCGGGCTCACGGTGGTCGCGGCGCTAGGCGCGGTGTGGGCGGCGGCCGCCGCGACCCGCCTCGCAGTGCGCCTCGCGCTGCGGGGGCGGGCGTGA
- the crcB gene encoding fluoride efflux transporter CrcB, whose translation MNWLLVVAGAVVGAPLRYLTDRAVQARHDSVFPWGTFVVNAGACLMLGLLAGAALAGAAPARLNLLLGTGLCGALSTYSTFSYETLRLYERGRRFLAAANVAASVLAGLGAVTLGSQVARQLFA comes from the coding sequence GTGAACTGGCTGCTGGTGGTGGCGGGCGCGGTCGTCGGGGCGCCGCTGCGCTACCTGACGGACCGTGCGGTACAGGCGCGGCACGACTCGGTGTTCCCGTGGGGGACGTTCGTGGTGAACGCGGGCGCCTGCCTGATGCTCGGGCTGCTGGCGGGGGCCGCGCTGGCCGGCGCGGCCCCGGCGCGGCTGAACCTGCTGCTGGGGACCGGGCTGTGCGGGGCGCTGAGCACGTACTCGACGTTCTCGTACGAGACGCTGCGGCTGTACGAGCGCGGTCGGCGGTTCCTGGCGGCGGCGAACGTGGCGGCCTCGGTGCTGGCGGGGCTGGGCGCGGTGACGCTGGGGTCGCAGGTGGCACGGCAGTTGTTCGCCTGA
- a CDS encoding DEAD/DEAH box helicase, whose amino-acid sequence MPENDSNEIVDAVEALVVTEAIEAAEADEIIEALEADVTTDQSIDAEADDADAEPTITFGDLGLPEGVVRKLAQNGVTSPFPIQAATIPDALAGKDILGRGRTGSGKTLSFGLPTLARLAGGHTEKKKPRAIILTPTRELAMQVADALQPYGDVLGLKMKVVCGGTSMGNQIYALERGVDVLVATPGRLRDIINRGACSLENVEVAVLDEADQMADLGFLPEVTELLDQIPGGGQRMLFSATMENEIGTLVKRYLSNPVTHEVDSAQGNVTTMTHHVLVVKPKDKAPVTAAIAARKGRTIIFVRTQLGADRIAEQLVEAGVKADALHGGMTQGARTRVLADFKDGYVNALVATDVAARGIHVDGIDLVLNVDPAGDHKDYLHRSGRTARAGKSGVVVSLALPHQRRQIFRLMEDAGVDASRHIVQGAGAFDPEVAEITGARSLTEVQADSANNAAKQAEREVADLTKQLERLTRRAAELREEADRLVARSARERGEDPEAAVAEVAEAAEAEVAAAVAATPAAEERPAFQARDDRGNYERRDNRRDDRGGDRGGDRGGFRRDDRPSGGFRSGGDRRDDNRGGGFRRDDRPSGGFNRDDRGGDRGGFRRDDRPSGGFRSGGDRRDDNRGGGFRRDDRPSGGFNRDDRGGDRGGFRRDDRPSGGFRSGGSDRPSGGFRRDDRPSGGFNRDDRGGDRGGFRRDDRPSGGFRSGGSDRPYGRRDDHRPSGSGSTGSFGGRRDDKPRWKRNG is encoded by the coding sequence ATGCCCGAGAACGACTCGAACGAGATCGTCGACGCCGTCGAGGCCCTTGTGGTCACCGAGGCGATCGAGGCCGCTGAGGCGGACGAGATCATCGAGGCCCTCGAGGCCGACGTGACGACCGACCAGTCCATCGACGCCGAGGCGGACGACGCCGACGCCGAGCCCACCATCACCTTCGGCGACCTCGGTCTGCCCGAGGGCGTCGTGCGCAAGCTCGCGCAGAACGGTGTCACCTCCCCCTTCCCGATCCAGGCCGCGACCATCCCGGACGCCCTGGCCGGCAAGGACATCCTCGGCCGCGGCCGCACCGGCTCCGGCAAGACCCTCTCCTTCGGTCTGCCCACCCTGGCCCGCCTGGCCGGTGGCCACACCGAGAAGAAGAAGCCCCGCGCGATCATCCTCACGCCGACGCGTGAGCTCGCGATGCAGGTCGCGGACGCCCTCCAGCCGTACGGCGACGTGCTCGGCCTGAAGATGAAGGTCGTCTGCGGCGGTACGTCGATGGGCAACCAGATCTACGCCCTCGAGCGCGGTGTCGACGTCCTCGTCGCCACCCCGGGCCGTCTGCGCGACATCATCAACCGTGGCGCCTGCTCCCTCGAGAACGTCGAGGTGGCCGTCCTCGACGAGGCCGACCAGATGGCCGACCTGGGCTTCCTGCCCGAGGTCACCGAGCTGCTCGACCAGATCCCCGGCGGCGGCCAGCGCATGCTCTTCTCCGCCACCATGGAGAACGAGATCGGCACCCTGGTCAAGCGCTACCTGTCCAACCCCGTCACGCACGAGGTCGACAGCGCGCAGGGCAACGTCACGACCATGACGCACCACGTCCTCGTCGTGAAGCCGAAGGACAAGGCGCCGGTCACGGCCGCCATCGCCGCCCGCAAGGGCCGCACCATCATCTTCGTCCGCACCCAGCTGGGCGCCGACCGCATCGCCGAGCAGCTCGTCGAGGCCGGCGTGAAGGCCGACGCGCTGCACGGCGGCATGACGCAGGGCGCCCGTACCCGCGTCCTCGCGGACTTCAAGGACGGCTACGTCAACGCGCTCGTCGCGACCGACGTCGCCGCCCGAGGCATCCACGTCGACGGCATCGACCTGGTCCTGAACGTGGACCCGGCCGGCGACCACAAGGACTACCTGCACCGCTCGGGCCGTACCGCCCGTGCCGGCAAGTCGGGTGTCGTGGTCTCCCTGGCCCTCCCGCACCAGCGCCGCCAGATCTTCCGCCTGATGGAGGACGCGGGCGTCGACGCCTCGCGCCACATCGTCCAGGGCGCCGGCGCGTTCGACCCGGAGGTCGCCGAGATCACCGGTGCGCGTTCGCTGACCGAGGTCCAGGCCGACTCCGCGAACAACGCCGCCAAGCAGGCCGAGCGCGAGGTCGCCGACCTCACCAAGCAGCTGGAGCGCCTGACGCGCCGTGCCGCCGAGCTGCGCGAGGAGGCCGACCGCCTGGTCGCCCGCTCCGCGCGTGAGCGCGGCGAGGACCCGGAGGCCGCTGTCGCCGAGGTGGCCGAGGCCGCCGAGGCCGAGGTCGCGGCCGCAGTGGCGGCCACGCCGGCCGCCGAGGAGCGCCCGGCCTTCCAGGCCCGCGACGACCGGGGCAACTACGAGCGCCGCGACAACCGTCGCGACGACCGTGGTGGCGACCGCGGCGGTGACCGTGGCGGCTTCCGCCGCGACGACCGTCCGTCCGGTGGCTTCCGCTCGGGTGGCGACCGTCGTGACGACAACCGTGGTGGTGGCTTCCGCCGTGACGACCGTCCGTCGGGCGGCTTCAACCGTGACGACCGCGGTGGCGACCGTGGCGGCTTCCGCCGCGACGACCGTCCGTCCGGTGGCTTCCGCTCGGGTGGCGACCGTCGTGACGACAACCGTGGTGGTGGCTTCCGCCGTGACGACCGTCCGTCGGGTGGTTTCAACCGTGACGACCGCGGTGGCGACCGTGGCGGCTTCCGCCGCGACGACCGTCCGTCCGGTGGCTTCCGCTCCGGCGGCAGCGACCGCCCGTCCGGCGGCTTCCGTCGCGACGACCGTCCGTCGGGTGGTTTCAACCGTGACGACCGCGGTGGCGACCGTGGCGGCTTCCGCCGCGACGACCGTCCCTCCGGTGGCTTCCGCTCCGGCGGCAGCGACCGCCCGTACGGCCGCCGTGACGACCACCGCCCCTCCGGCTCCGGCTCGACCGGCTCCTTCGGCGGCCGCCGCGACGACAAGCCCCGCTGGAAGCGCAACGGCTGA
- a CDS encoding DUF6879 family protein, translating into MLVSLGLTERSDALYRLILRRPDLAVADVAAELSRSEDDVRADLEELTRLSLLAPSWRTDGRLRAVNPKAALDSLLAHQQAEIAQRHRALAESQAAASALLSQYAELHPAQPAHEAERFLGVEAVRAKLSEMSARTRRESISFHPGGPVPAEQFKASEPLTEDLIARGVKIRTIYQDAIRNDAGSLEHARWLTERGGEVRTAPSLPMRMVITDREFALMPIDPADSALGAVLLREPGAVAAFCALFDSVWETATPFGEPPRRSLDDPGSQPRELLRLLAQGYTDEAAARRLGISLRSERRLISELMEKLDAQSRFQLGQRAVEEGLL; encoded by the coding sequence TTGTTGGTTTCTCTTGGGCTGACAGAGCGTTCGGATGCGCTCTACCGCCTCATCCTCAGACGGCCGGATCTCGCCGTCGCCGATGTCGCCGCGGAACTCTCGCGGTCCGAGGACGACGTACGCGCGGACCTGGAGGAGCTGACCCGCCTCTCCCTCCTCGCGCCGTCCTGGCGGACCGACGGGCGGCTGCGGGCGGTGAACCCGAAGGCCGCGCTCGATTCGCTGCTCGCGCACCAGCAGGCGGAGATCGCCCAGCGCCACCGCGCACTCGCCGAGAGCCAGGCCGCGGCCAGCGCGCTGCTGTCGCAGTACGCCGAACTGCACCCGGCCCAGCCCGCGCACGAGGCCGAGCGGTTCCTCGGCGTCGAAGCGGTGCGGGCCAAGCTGAGCGAGATGTCGGCCCGGACCCGCCGCGAGTCGATCAGCTTCCATCCCGGCGGGCCGGTGCCCGCCGAGCAGTTCAAGGCCAGCGAGCCGCTGACCGAGGACCTCATCGCCCGCGGCGTGAAGATCCGGACCATCTATCAGGACGCCATCCGCAACGACGCCGGCAGCCTCGAGCACGCGCGCTGGCTGACCGAGCGGGGCGGCGAGGTGCGGACCGCACCCTCGCTGCCGATGCGGATGGTCATCACCGACCGCGAGTTCGCGCTGATGCCGATCGATCCGGCGGACAGCGCGCTGGGCGCGGTGCTGCTGCGGGAGCCGGGCGCGGTCGCCGCCTTCTGCGCGCTGTTCGACTCGGTGTGGGAGACGGCCACCCCGTTCGGCGAGCCGCCCCGGCGCAGCCTCGACGACCCCGGCTCGCAGCCGCGCGAGCTGCTGCGCCTGCTGGCCCAGGGCTACACCGACGAGGCCGCCGCGCGCCGGCTGGGCATCTCCCTGCGCAGCGAGCGGCGGCTCATCTCGGAACTGATGGAGAAGCTGGACGCGCAGAGCCGTTTCCAGCTCGGGCAGCGGGCCGTGGAGGAGGGCCTGCTGTAG
- a CDS encoding rhodanese-like domain-containing protein, whose translation MTTQTAPASSKVLRVPPADPATAAAHFHRRFTFEADVADVHADVESAAGGFVLVDSRSAEAWAQGHIPGAVHLPTDEIPARAAGLVPPGSVVVTYCWGPGCNGATRAAYAFASAGYRVKEMLGGFEYWSREGFPVEDSAGIRQSPPDPLTAPVSAGAACGC comes from the coding sequence ATGACCACTCAGACCGCTCCCGCGTCCTCGAAGGTGCTGCGCGTCCCGCCGGCTGACCCGGCGACCGCCGCGGCCCACTTCCACCGCCGCTTCACCTTCGAGGCCGACGTCGCCGACGTGCACGCGGACGTCGAATCCGCCGCCGGCGGCTTCGTCCTCGTCGACAGCCGCAGCGCCGAGGCCTGGGCGCAGGGCCACATCCCCGGCGCCGTGCACCTGCCCACCGACGAGATCCCGGCCCGCGCCGCCGGGCTGGTGCCGCCGGGCAGCGTGGTGGTCACGTACTGCTGGGGCCCCGGCTGCAACGGCGCGACCCGGGCGGCGTACGCCTTCGCGAGCGCCGGGTACCGGGTCAAGGAGATGCTGGGCGGCTTCGAGTACTGGTCCCGGGAGGGCTTCCCGGTCGAGGACTCCGCCGGCATCCGCCAGTCGCCGCCGGACCCGCTGACGGCCCCCGTCTCGGCGGGCGCGGCCTGCGGCTGCTGA
- a CDS encoding methionine--tRNA ligase produces the protein MTSYVVTSAPPNPNGDLHLGHLSGPFLGADVLTRHLRQRGHDVRYVGYSDEHSCYVPRRAAEIGSTAYPTAKLFGDRMEETLSLGAMHHDWFTRPLTDSTHTEFVQRFFLELWESGALEVQELPVFHCAPCERYLYEAEVRGECQFCAEPSDGVYCEACGLPQDPAGLAAPRCTACWNAPETKTMRRIVFPLERWRERLRAYYADAQAKAEWRPRLISYLDGLFERALPDTAISREADYGIPVPLPGWEGHILDTWFSGIWGYAAGTARVAEANGDRSEWERLWTDPETRIVNFIGFDCSFSHAVLWPALLLAQGELTLPAQVVINEFYRLEGDKFSTSRGHAIWGGEFLRRVNADALRFHLCLTGPERAQNNFSMKEFADTLSTVLAGGLERWTDTVLDLLAQDFDSVVPAPGPADGPLAAERAALPGQIAAALGAEAFSPQRAADALATVIERADADLRELALLRVSGPREEYAGRLAAHVELLAAVAVTAAPLMPGWSAFLAGHLGLPVDLGTRMPVWAAVEGRLLAEGTTLPTATPLFFHELS, from the coding sequence ATGACCTCCTACGTCGTCACCAGCGCCCCGCCGAACCCGAACGGCGACCTCCACCTCGGCCACCTCTCCGGTCCCTTCCTCGGCGCCGACGTCCTGACCCGCCACCTGCGCCAGCGCGGCCACGACGTGCGCTACGTGGGCTACTCCGACGAGCACTCCTGCTACGTACCGCGCCGGGCCGCCGAGATCGGCTCCACCGCGTACCCCACCGCGAAGCTCTTCGGCGACCGCATGGAGGAGACCCTCTCGCTGGGCGCCATGCACCACGACTGGTTCACCCGCCCGCTCACCGACTCCACCCACACCGAGTTCGTCCAGCGCTTCTTCCTCGAACTGTGGGAGTCCGGCGCCCTCGAGGTGCAGGAGCTGCCGGTCTTCCACTGCGCGCCGTGCGAGCGCTACCTGTACGAGGCGGAGGTGCGCGGCGAGTGCCAGTTCTGCGCCGAGCCCTCCGACGGCGTGTACTGCGAGGCCTGCGGCCTGCCGCAGGACCCGGCCGGGCTCGCCGCCCCCCGCTGCACCGCCTGCTGGAACGCCCCCGAGACGAAGACCATGCGCCGCATCGTCTTCCCGCTGGAGCGCTGGCGCGAGCGCCTCCGGGCGTACTACGCCGACGCGCAGGCCAAGGCCGAGTGGCGGCCCCGGCTGATCTCGTACCTGGACGGCCTGTTCGAGCGGGCCCTGCCCGACACCGCGATCAGCCGCGAGGCGGACTACGGCATCCCGGTCCCGCTGCCCGGATGGGAGGGCCACATCCTCGACACCTGGTTCAGCGGCATCTGGGGCTACGCGGCGGGGACCGCGCGGGTCGCCGAGGCGAACGGCGACCGCTCCGAGTGGGAGCGGCTGTGGACCGACCCGGAGACCCGGATCGTCAACTTCATCGGCTTCGACTGCTCGTTCTCGCACGCCGTGCTGTGGCCGGCGCTGCTGCTCGCCCAGGGTGAGCTGACCCTGCCCGCACAGGTCGTCATCAACGAGTTCTACCGGCTGGAGGGCGACAAGTTCTCCACCAGCCGCGGCCACGCCATCTGGGGCGGCGAGTTCCTGCGCCGGGTCAACGCGGACGCCCTGCGCTTCCACCTGTGCCTGACCGGCCCGGAGCGGGCGCAGAACAACTTCTCCATGAAGGAGTTCGCCGACACCCTCAGCACCGTCCTCGCCGGCGGCCTGGAGCGGTGGACCGACACCGTACTGGACCTGCTCGCCCAGGACTTCGACTCCGTCGTGCCGGCCCCCGGGCCCGCGGACGGCCCGCTGGCCGCCGAACGGGCGGCCCTGCCCGGGCAGATCGCCGCCGCCCTCGGCGCCGAGGCCTTCTCCCCGCAGCGCGCCGCCGATGCCCTGGCCACCGTGATCGAGCGGGCCGACGCCGACCTGCGGGAGCTCGCCCTGCTGCGGGTCTCCGGGCCCCGCGAGGAGTACGCGGGCCGGCTCGCCGCGCACGTGGAGCTGCTGGCCGCGGTCGCGGTCACCGCGGCGCCGCTGATGCCGGGCTGGTCCGCCTTCCTCGCCGGGCACCTGGGCCTGCCGGTGGACCTCGGCACGCGGATGCCCGTCTGGGCCGCCGTGGAGGGACGGCTCCTGGCGGAGGGCACGACGCTGCCGACCGCCACCCCGCTGTTCTTCCACGAGTTGTCGTGA
- the epsC gene encoding serine O-acetyltransferase EpsC translates to MTTCETGLEEEVRRPLREVLREDVQTVLAKDPAATSRAEVLLYPHIHALWTYRVAHWLWGRGHRVAARALSLLARAVSGIEIHPGARIGRRFFVDHGTAVVIGETVRIGDDVMLYHQVTLGSVGWWKDLRRPSGSRRHPVVGDRVVIGTGASVLGPVTIGADSRIGAHSVVLDDLPPRSRVVAAASAALPPLDTAAPLDSSALIVPEGTHAS, encoded by the coding sequence ATGACCACATGTGAGACCGGCCTGGAAGAGGAGGTGCGGCGCCCGCTGAGGGAGGTGCTGCGCGAGGACGTGCAGACCGTCCTCGCCAAGGACCCGGCCGCCACGTCCCGCGCCGAGGTGCTGCTCTACCCGCACATCCACGCCCTGTGGACCTACCGCGTCGCGCACTGGCTGTGGGGCCGCGGCCACCGCGTGGCCGCCCGCGCCCTGTCCCTGCTGGCCCGCGCCGTCTCCGGAATCGAGATCCACCCCGGGGCGCGGATCGGCCGCCGCTTCTTCGTCGACCACGGCACGGCCGTCGTCATCGGCGAGACCGTCCGGATCGGCGACGACGTGATGCTCTACCACCAGGTCACGCTCGGCTCGGTGGGCTGGTGGAAGGACCTGCGCCGCCCCTCCGGATCCCGCCGCCACCCCGTCGTCGGCGACCGCGTCGTCATCGGCACCGGGGCCAGCGTCCTCGGCCCGGTCACCATCGGCGCCGATTCCCGCATCGGCGCGCACTCGGTCGTCCTCGACGACCTGCCGCCGCGCAGCCGGGTCGTCGCGGCCGCCTCCGCCGCCCTGCCGCCGCTCGACACCGCGGCCCCCCTCGACTCCTCCGCCCTGATCGTCCCCGAAGGAACCCACGCATCATGA
- a CDS encoding FAD-binding oxidoreductase: protein MSPIVHAHADAIVVGGGVIGAAIAHQLALAGIGRIVLCDQGRVNAQGATSRSGGLLRLHHTAVADTRLAARSLPVFEQWSDVIGGDCGYRRTGFVMIVGENHADDLRYNAAASADAAGYRRVEVIDAAELKEIYPGLRTDDVALAAYEPEGGYADPMAASAALLTAAYRLGVSPSEGIRARKVLETAGTVTGVLTSIGRIDAPLVVLAGGAWGSAPAEHLGIHIPVTARRIGLAQAELPGAGRRGSASSVPTCIDDTTGSYFRPDGLDRFYFGVPSKPDTELGRDVEPLTEAELEAAIAAIANRVPAAATAPLAGTRSGLDGYTPDKRPVVGAAGPDGLYLALGFSGGGFKLAPAVAELAAKEIVEGGAVPGKAVQELLEPYRPQRFLAGRPIRPEAPYDHM from the coding sequence ATGAGTCCCATCGTCCACGCGCACGCCGACGCGATCGTCGTCGGCGGCGGGGTGATCGGCGCGGCCATCGCGCACCAGCTCGCCCTCGCCGGCATCGGCCGGATCGTCCTGTGCGACCAGGGCCGGGTCAACGCCCAGGGCGCCACCTCCCGCTCCGGCGGACTGCTGCGGCTGCACCACACCGCCGTCGCCGACACCCGGCTCGCCGCCCGCAGCCTGCCCGTCTTCGAGCAGTGGTCGGACGTCATCGGCGGCGACTGCGGCTACCGCCGCACCGGATTCGTCATGATCGTCGGCGAGAACCACGCCGACGACCTGCGCTACAACGCCGCCGCCTCCGCGGACGCCGCCGGATACCGCCGCGTCGAGGTCATCGACGCCGCCGAGCTGAAGGAGATCTACCCCGGTCTGCGGACCGACGACGTCGCCCTCGCCGCGTACGAGCCCGAAGGCGGCTACGCCGACCCGATGGCCGCCTCCGCGGCGCTGCTCACCGCCGCCTACCGGCTCGGGGTCTCCCCGTCCGAGGGCATCCGGGCCAGGAAGGTGCTGGAGACCGCGGGCACCGTCACCGGCGTGCTCACCTCCATCGGCCGCATCGACGCCCCGCTCGTCGTCCTCGCCGGCGGCGCCTGGGGCTCCGCCCCCGCCGAGCACCTCGGCATCCACATCCCCGTCACCGCGCGCCGGATCGGGCTGGCCCAGGCCGAGCTGCCGGGTGCCGGCCGGCGCGGGTCGGCCTCCTCCGTACCGACCTGCATCGACGACACCACCGGCAGCTACTTCCGGCCCGACGGCCTCGACCGCTTCTACTTCGGCGTCCCCAGCAAGCCCGACACCGAACTGGGCCGCGACGTGGAGCCGCTGACCGAGGCAGAGCTGGAGGCCGCGATCGCCGCCATCGCGAACCGGGTCCCGGCCGCCGCCACCGCCCCGCTCGCCGGCACCCGCTCCGGCCTCGACGGCTACACCCCCGACAAGCGCCCGGTCGTGGGCGCGGCCGGCCCCGACGGCCTGTACCTGGCCCTCGGCTTCAGCGGCGGCGGCTTCAAGCTGGCGCCCGCCGTCGCCGAACTCGCCGCCAAGGAGATCGTCGAAGGCGGGGCCGTCCCCGGCAAGGCCGTGCAGGAGCTGCTGGAGCCGTACCGGCCGCAGCGCTTCCTCGCGGGCCGCCCGATCCGTCCGGAGGCCCCCTATGACCACATGTGA
- a CDS encoding cupin domain-containing protein encodes MHIFTAHEDDMVFEEPYNVSGRRIFPWPEAVEEPNWGGAWVDVAPGATSTPHDHDENEMFFIVEGSGVMRIGAESRRVRAGETVYITPFQDHDLTNDGDVRLRFVTIWWGGSDAVARDRAKWAAEFGITDPGAAEPGAAEPGAAAEDRSVDA; translated from the coding sequence ATGCACATCTTCACCGCCCATGAGGACGACATGGTCTTCGAGGAGCCGTACAACGTCAGCGGCCGGCGGATCTTCCCCTGGCCCGAGGCCGTCGAGGAGCCCAACTGGGGCGGCGCCTGGGTCGACGTGGCGCCGGGCGCCACGTCCACCCCGCACGACCACGACGAGAACGAGATGTTCTTCATCGTCGAGGGCAGCGGAGTGATGCGGATCGGCGCGGAGAGCCGCCGAGTCCGCGCCGGCGAGACCGTGTACATCACCCCGTTCCAGGACCACGACCTGACCAACGACGGCGACGTCCGGCTGCGCTTCGTCACCATCTGGTGGGGCGGCTCGGACGCCGTGGCCCGGGACCGCGCCAAGTGGGCCGCCGAGTTCGGCATCACGGACCCGGGCGCTGCCGAACCCGGCGCTGCCGAACCCGGCGCCGCTGCCGAGGACCGGAGCGTGGACGCATGA
- a CDS encoding SidA/IucD/PvdA family monooxygenase yields MTTHDTAVQDLVVAGFGPSGIALAAAVEDHDDATGAATGAAPLAARYLEKAADSAWQPNLVLPGTDIQHHFLRDFATPRDARSRFTFPHYLQQSGRFYPFTLMGGYVSRLEWSDYVQWAAGQVRGPVDYHREVLSVEPVTGADGRVRTARVLSRDTRDGSLHTVEGRNIALATGHEAYVPELFRPHLGERVFHASKLLPALAALGDRPLRSIAVIGAGQTAGEIVLHLAAQHPDAQIHSVVRHAGFRMYELGHFSNEVYFPDETDYFYGLEGEQRERALDQARATNYAAVDPDVSTALYQAVYQDRFTGRQRLHMHKRTEVTAVDEAPDGRVQLRTAEVFTGESGLIEADAVIVCTGYREAALPRQLAAFVPHLRLDAQGRPEVTRAYRALTTDDCEVGIYLDGLTEWRHGIGSATSFSQMAAKADTIHRDLRARLRQPVAA; encoded by the coding sequence ATGACGACGCACGACACCGCCGTCCAGGACCTGGTGGTGGCGGGCTTCGGCCCCTCGGGGATCGCCCTCGCCGCCGCCGTCGAGGACCACGACGACGCCACCGGGGCGGCCACCGGCGCCGCACCGCTGGCCGCGCGCTACCTGGAGAAGGCCGCCGACTCCGCGTGGCAGCCCAACCTGGTGCTGCCCGGCACCGACATCCAGCACCACTTCCTGCGCGACTTCGCCACCCCCCGCGACGCCCGCTCCCGCTTCACCTTCCCGCACTACCTCCAGCAGAGCGGCCGCTTCTACCCATTCACGCTGATGGGCGGCTACGTCAGCCGCCTCGAGTGGTCGGACTACGTACAGTGGGCCGCCGGCCAGGTCCGCGGCCCCGTCGATTACCACCGCGAAGTGCTGAGCGTCGAGCCCGTCACCGGCGCCGACGGTCGCGTCCGCACCGCCCGGGTGCTGTCCCGCGACACCCGCGACGGCTCCCTGCACACCGTCGAGGGCCGCAACATCGCACTGGCCACCGGCCACGAGGCCTACGTACCGGAGCTGTTCCGCCCGCACCTGGGCGAGCGCGTCTTCCACGCCTCGAAGCTGCTGCCGGCCCTGGCCGCCCTCGGCGACCGGCCGCTGCGCAGCATCGCCGTCATCGGAGCCGGGCAGACCGCGGGCGAGATCGTCCTGCACCTGGCAGCACAGCACCCGGACGCCCAGATCCACTCGGTGGTGCGCCACGCGGGTTTCCGGATGTACGAGCTCGGCCACTTCAGCAACGAGGTGTACTTCCCCGACGAGACCGACTACTTCTACGGGCTCGAAGGGGAGCAGCGCGAACGCGCCCTGGACCAGGCCCGGGCCACCAACTACGCGGCCGTGGACCCCGACGTCTCCACCGCCCTCTACCAGGCGGTCTACCAGGACCGGTTCACCGGCCGGCAGCGCCTGCACATGCACAAGCGCACCGAGGTGACCGCCGTCGACGAGGCCCCGGACGGACGGGTGCAGCTGCGCACCGCGGAGGTGTTCACCGGCGAGAGCGGCCTGATCGAGGCCGACGCGGTGATCGTCTGCACCGGCTACCGCGAGGCCGCGCTGCCCCGCCAGCTCGCCGCGTTCGTCCCCCACCTGCGCCTCGACGCGCAGGGCCGGCCCGAGGTGACCCGCGCCTACCGCGCCCTGACCACCGACGACTGCGAGGTCGGGATCTACCTCGACGGGCTCACCGAGTGGCGGCACGGCATCGGCAGCGCCACCTCCTTCAGCCAGATGGCCGCCAAGGCCGACACCATCCACCGCGACCTGCGCGCCCGCCTGCGCCAGCCCGTCGCCGCCTGA